A genomic region of Oncorhynchus gorbuscha isolate QuinsamMale2020 ecotype Even-year unplaced genomic scaffold, OgorEven_v1.0 Un_scaffold_5776, whole genome shotgun sequence contains the following coding sequences:
- the LOC124029191 gene encoding glutamate receptor-interacting protein 1-like yields the protein MLSDVEDEAGLGGLGNQAESQKLGKLSDLYSTTIPSVDSAVESWDGSAIDTTFNTQAPGFQASGYSFHSHEWRNAKPSQGSLSPVSTRQRHNVLADLGLSDDEWDRPTAGGASTLPTGLITDSRFTVGHDGTEAGPGRELLVSGPGRSGDLWPVWHPEELE from the exons ATGCTGAGTGATGTGGAGGACGAGGCAGGGTTAGGCGGGCTGGGAAACCAGGCAGAGAGCCAGAAACTTGGGAAGCTCTCTGACCTCTACTCCACCACCATCCCCTCTGTGGACTCAGCCGTGGAGTCCTGGGACGGCTCGGCCATAGACACCACCTTCAACACccagg CCCCAGGTTTCCAGGCGTCTGGCTACAGCTTCCACAGCCATGAGTGGAGGAACGCCAAGCCCAGCCAGGGCAGCCTGTCCCCCGTCAGCACCCGCCAGAGACACAACGTCCTGGCAGACCTGGGCCTCAGCGACGACGAATGGGACAGACCCACCGCCGGCGG AGCTTCTACACTGCCCACCGGTCTAATCACTGACAGCAG GTTCACTGTGGGTCATGACGGGACCGAGGCCGGACCAGGAAGAGAACTTCTGGTCTCAGGCCCTGGAAGATCTGGAGACCTGTGGCCAGTCTGGCATCCTGAGGAACTGGAG